The Pleurodeles waltl isolate 20211129_DDA chromosome 7, aPleWal1.hap1.20221129, whole genome shotgun sequence genome includes a region encoding these proteins:
- the STK35 gene encoding serine/threonine-protein kinase 35, producing the protein METATLNGGPRGTKSIGAAERKKRRGPALRLLQPLVNPPEPESMETDVKQQQRRPLTPSLLPAPSRPRYTLLAEIGRGSYGVVYEAQARRSGARVAVKRIRCDAPENVELALSEFWALTSLRRRHQNVVQFEECVLQRSGLAQRMSHGNKSSELYLRLVETSLKGERILGYSEEACYLWFVMEYCEGGDLNQYILSRRPDPATTKRFMLQLTSAIAFLHKNHIVHRDLKPDNILITEKSGLPVLKVADFGLSKVCAGLTARGKDGSNTDPENKSVNVNKYWLSSACGSDFYMAPEVWEGHYTAKADIFALGIIIWAMIERITFIDAETKKELLGTYIKQGSEIVPVGEALLENPKMELHIPQKRRTLMSEGIKQLLKDMLAANPQDRPDAFELETRMDQVTCAA; encoded by the exons ATGGAGACCGCGACGCTTAATGGTGGCCCCCGCGGGACAAAGAGCATCGGCGCGGCAGAGCGCAAGAAGCGGCGGGGCCCGGCCCTGCGTCTGCTGCAGCCCCTCGTGAACCCGCCGGAGCCCGAGTCCATGGAGACCGACGTGAAGCAGCAGCAGAGGAGGCCGCTCACGCCGTCCCTGCTGCCCGCGCCTTCCCGGCCCCGCTACACTCTGCTGGCCGAGATCGGGCGAGGCAGCTACGGAGTGGTGTACGAAGCGCAGGCCCGACGCTCCGGGGCCCGTGTGGCGGTGAAACGCATCCGTTGTGACGCGCCCGAGAACGTGGAGCTGGCCCTCTCCGAGTTCTGGGCTCTGACCAGCCTGCGCCGCCGGCACCAGAACGTGGTGCAGTTCGAGGAGTGTGTCCTGCAGCGCAGCGGCCTTGCCCAACGCATGAGCCACGGCAACAAGAGCTCCGAGCTTTACTTGCGCCTGGTGGAGACTTCGCTGAAGG GCGAGAGGATCCTGGGCTATTCAGAGGAGGCATGTTACCTATGGTTTGTAATGGAGTATTGTGAGGGTGGTGACTTAAACCAGTACATCCTGTCTCGGAGGCCAGACCCTGCAACTACAAAGCGCTTCATGCTCCAGCTTACCAGTGCCATTGCTTTCTTGCACAAAAACCACATTGTGCACCGGGATCTGAAACCAGACAACATCCTTATCACTGAGAAGTCTGGCCTCCCTGTCCTCAAAGTGGCAGACTTCGGCCTGAGCAAAGTCTGTGCTGGTTTGACTGCACGGGGCAAAGATGGCAGCAACACAGACCCTGAGAATAAATCGGTGAATGTGAACAAGTACTGGCTATCGTCGGCCTGTGGCTCAGACTTTTACATGGCACCAGAGGTCTGGGAGGGACACTACACTGCCAAGGCTGACATCTTCGCTCTAGGAATAATCATCTGGGCCATGATAGAGCGCATTACTTTCATTGATGCAGAGACCAAAAAGGAGCTGTTGGGAACGTATATTAAACAGGGGTCTGAGATTGTTCCAGTTGGGGAGGCGTTACTAGAAAATCCAAAGATGGAGCTGCACATCCCTCAGAAGCGCAGGACTTTGATGTCTGAGGGCATCAAGCAACTCCTAAAGGACATGTTGGCTGCTAACCCGCAAGACAGACCTGATGCTTTTGAACTGGAAACTAGGATGGACCAGGTCACGTGTGCTGCTTGA